In Synergistaceae bacterium, one genomic interval encodes:
- a CDS encoding SH3 domain-containing protein: MSWIILALTLGASITSIIHGVFMLFGSLSVTGGAVFGIPSTLLASLPVISAVIALIGGITAFNQSKWGALFLFIAMGLCVPARDTWLYGGLYFFAGLFCFFLRPKQADDDSLYYDDDDGEPYAEDADFYYDQSAPDVREIPNDNAGTVNAPDSDDPLIGGNISVSDALQITQQEPPKLRRRMSKSCPECGAIVSRENRYCPTCGAKLSMIPDSENFTISGRDDDIDIEKLNDQLLTPMNNLDDDDGFAEQQFRDNDTQNISVNDGDDMTRTETAPDYRVQVRPGMNTGGDETLRQGGKRLSANEAASSYQDFSRYASAGKKRKRSTGRRVLSMLLLVAAVGGALYFLLGLRKLPPGDLPPIAKTEVAQETKPLPIAEPEPEKVTPPAKTAEPVGIAVAENVLPNFTPDREPRNGIITGNGVNMRADHTTSSSSVTKLRQNTRVEVLGTFDVPSGKFAGTWYNIRTGSHEGWVYGRYLQPLGGSLPAGYSAALLKSFGGNRKQLVESLGNPTRSTGSTAEWPGLTATFKGDDVTRLRLSSSSRELQNGLKPGMSQSALRQIMGYPSSQNGRTLNYNENGKTGLTVQLDRNNSVTTITVSEI; encoded by the coding sequence ATGAGCTGGATAATTCTTGCGCTGACATTGGGCGCGTCAATAACATCAATCATACACGGGGTATTTATGCTTTTCGGCTCATTGTCCGTAACCGGCGGGGCTGTGTTCGGAATACCGTCCACGCTGCTGGCAAGCCTCCCGGTAATTTCGGCGGTCATTGCCCTGATAGGAGGCATTACGGCCTTCAACCAAAGCAAGTGGGGCGCGCTGTTCCTGTTCATAGCGATGGGATTATGCGTTCCTGCGCGGGATACCTGGCTTTACGGGGGGCTGTATTTCTTTGCGGGGCTTTTCTGTTTCTTCCTGAGACCGAAACAGGCCGATGACGATTCATTGTACTATGATGATGACGACGGAGAGCCTTACGCGGAGGACGCAGATTTCTACTATGACCAGTCCGCGCCTGATGTGCGGGAAATTCCGAACGACAATGCCGGGACTGTGAATGCGCCTGATTCCGATGATCCTCTTATCGGGGGGAATATCTCAGTAAGCGATGCCCTGCAGATTACGCAGCAGGAGCCGCCCAAGCTCCGCCGGAGAATGTCGAAATCCTGCCCGGAATGCGGAGCGATAGTTTCACGCGAAAATAGGTACTGCCCTACATGCGGTGCGAAACTCTCAATGATTCCTGACTCGGAAAACTTCACGATTTCCGGGCGCGATGATGATATTGACATCGAGAAGCTGAATGACCAGCTGCTTACCCCAATGAATAATCTTGATGATGATGACGGTTTCGCGGAACAGCAGTTCCGGGACAATGACACTCAGAATATTTCTGTGAATGATGGTGATGATATGACGAGAACGGAGACAGCCCCGGATTACCGCGTTCAGGTGAGGCCGGGAATGAATACAGGAGGGGACGAAACATTGAGGCAAGGCGGAAAAAGGCTGTCAGCCAATGAGGCAGCGTCAAGCTATCAGGATTTTTCACGTTACGCGAGCGCGGGGAAAAAACGCAAACGCTCTACAGGGCGCAGGGTGTTAAGCATGTTGCTGCTTGTGGCGGCTGTGGGAGGAGCATTGTATTTCCTTCTTGGACTGAGAAAACTACCGCCGGGAGACCTTCCCCCTATCGCAAAAACTGAAGTCGCGCAGGAGACAAAGCCCCTGCCGATTGCGGAGCCTGAGCCGGAGAAAGTAACTCCCCCGGCAAAAACCGCCGAGCCTGTCGGAATCGCCGTAGCAGAAAACGTACTGCCCAATTTCACGCCCGACAGAGAGCCGAGAAACGGAATAATCACGGGAAACGGCGTAAATATGCGCGCAGATCACACAACAAGCTCATCAAGCGTAACAAAGCTCAGGCAGAATACAAGAGTTGAAGTTCTCGGTACGTTCGATGTTCCTTCGGGGAAATTCGCCGGGACATGGTACAACATCCGCACGGGAAGCCATGAAGGATGGGTGTACGGGAGATACTTGCAGCCTTTGGGCGGGAGTCTTCCTGCGGGATATTCGGCGGCTCTGCTAAAATCGTTTGGCGGCAACAGGAAGCAGCTTGTAGAATCGCTCGGCAATCCCACAAGAAGCACAGGTTCAACAGCGGAATGGCCCGGGCTTACGGCGACTTTTAAGGGCGATGACGTAACGCGCCTGCGCCTTAGCAGCTCAAGCCGGGAATTACAGAACGGACTAAAGCCGGGAATGAGTCAGTCCGCTCTCCGTCAGATTATGGGCTACCCTTCAAGCCAGAACGGGCGCACCCTAAATTACAATGAGAATGGCAAGACAGGATTAACGGTTCAGCTTGACCGCAACAATTCAGTAACAACAATCACAGTTAGCGAAATATAA
- a CDS encoding cobyrinate a,c-diamide synthase, whose product MRRVLIAGTSSRSGKTTVTCALLACLRKRGLTVSAYKAGPDYIDREYLSMAGNCQAYNLDTWLMTEDRTLQLFDSTSRGKDIALIEGAMGLYDGGENSTAEIARLTGSPVVLVINARSMGESAAALALGFREYDRDINLAGVLLNFTGSEYHEEIISSALTEKGIKFLGALRRDDGMKIPERHLGLIQAGENCGYDFGTLAGKFESSVDVDGILEAAGNVREIRPCGEFVPSAKYNVRVGVACDEAFTFVYPESLKTLETLGAEIIAFSPLNDERLPEADGYIFCGGYPEIFAEGLAGNVTMIESVRQCRKPMLAECGGMMYLCRTLCDNDGHKFDMAGVIPGDSFMTGRAVMGYMSGRAMRNNILCREGDIVRGHEYHYSRIEPETFGEFCAFEMTRRNRSGSHPGGFARGNILASYLHINFYGNEHLAEKFLQSLTSRRD is encoded by the coding sequence TTGAGGCGCGTACTAATCGCCGGGACATCAAGCCGCTCCGGGAAAACTACAGTAACATGCGCCCTTCTCGCCTGCCTCAGAAAGCGGGGGCTGACTGTCTCAGCGTACAAGGCCGGGCCGGACTACATTGACCGCGAATATCTCAGCATGGCCGGAAACTGTCAGGCGTACAATCTCGACACGTGGCTAATGACGGAGGACAGGACTCTTCAGCTTTTCGACTCAACATCACGCGGGAAAGACATCGCATTAATCGAGGGTGCAATGGGACTCTATGACGGGGGAGAAAACAGCACGGCGGAAATCGCGAGGCTTACAGGCTCTCCCGTTGTGCTTGTGATTAATGCGCGTTCAATGGGAGAGAGTGCCGCGGCTTTGGCATTGGGCTTCCGTGAATATGACCGTGATATAAATCTCGCGGGAGTGCTTCTGAATTTCACGGGGTCAGAATACCACGAGGAAATTATATCGTCAGCACTAACTGAGAAGGGCATAAAGTTTCTCGGTGCATTGAGGCGGGATGACGGCATGAAGATTCCTGAGCGTCATTTAGGGCTGATACAGGCGGGGGAAAATTGCGGATACGATTTCGGGACTCTCGCCGGGAAATTTGAGTCTTCAGTTGACGTTGACGGAATACTAGAGGCCGCAGGAAATGTCCGGGAGATTCGGCCATGCGGTGAATTTGTCCCGTCAGCAAAATATAACGTCCGAGTCGGAGTCGCATGTGATGAGGCGTTCACGTTCGTTTACCCTGAGAGCCTGAAGACGCTTGAGACTCTCGGAGCTGAGATTATCGCGTTCAGCCCGCTGAATGATGAGAGACTCCCGGAGGCTGACGGCTATATATTCTGCGGGGGGTATCCTGAAATTTTCGCGGAAGGACTCGCCGGGAACGTTACCATGATTGAGAGCGTGAGACAGTGCAGAAAGCCCATGTTAGCCGAATGCGGGGGGATGATGTATCTTTGCCGGACTCTTTGCGACAATGACGGGCATAAATTCGACATGGCCGGGGTAATTCCGGGGGACTCGTTCATGACCGGGCGGGCTGTGATGGGCTACATGTCAGGGCGGGCAATGAGGAATAATATATTGTGCCGTGAGGGTGATATTGTTCGCGGCCATGAGTACCACTATTCGCGGATTGAGCCTGAGACTTTCGGGGAGTTCTGCGCGTTTGAGATGACGAGGCGAAACAGGAGCGGGAGTCATCCCGGAGGCTTTGCGCGGGGGAATATTTTAGCATCCTACCTTCACATAAACTTTTACGGGAACGAACATCTTGCTGAAAAATTCCTGCAATCGTTGACTTCAAGAAGGGATTAA
- the thiT gene encoding energy-coupled thiamine transporter ThiT: MPSRRANTAAMIECALCVALSFVMTKINLFTMPQGGSVDFELVPLILFTYRRGWKWGIAAGALSGVLRILLGAYVYNPVQAILDYPLAYSFVGLADLHPWWLGLILAFAGMTSSSIVSGAIFFAQYAPEGQSPWVYSFFYNAPVLGVKYLVSGIAALILWKILERELAV, encoded by the coding sequence ATGCCTTCAAGACGCGCAAACACCGCCGCAATGATTGAGTGTGCTTTATGCGTAGCCCTGTCGTTTGTCATGACAAAAATCAACCTTTTCACGATGCCGCAGGGAGGCTCAGTAGACTTTGAGCTTGTCCCGCTGATTCTTTTCACGTACCGCCGCGGATGGAAATGGGGAATTGCCGCCGGAGCTTTGTCCGGTGTACTGCGTATACTTCTCGGCGCATACGTCTACAACCCCGTGCAGGCCATTCTTGATTACCCGCTGGCCTATTCATTCGTGGGACTGGCTGACCTTCACCCGTGGTGGCTTGGACTCATTCTCGCGTTTGCAGGAATGACATCATCAAGCATAGTTTCCGGGGCGATATTTTTCGCGCAGTATGCCCCCGAAGGCCAAAGCCCATGGGTATATTCATTCTTCTACAATGCTCCCGTTCTCGGCGTGAAATATTTAGTCTCAGGAATCGCCGCGCTAATCCTGTGGAAGATTCTTGAGCGCGAATTAGCCGTTTGA
- a CDS encoding carbohydrate-binding domain-containing protein, which produces MKKFCVTFYLFILASFVFAMSGCGGSSGGTVAINDNGSGGNTSTQSAQSRRMIFTSSALKRGKNYRLFLGKNANALELNTPENPKFFLPPVTRGSEDITLNLEFSSEVNPDLPFMITEGDGETVVFSYNPKGTGEDTTSRQVKRYGDGMYYLTYSSLTLTGASVELEESEGIIDIVLNSDGTATASGDEVPVYDYVWHADPQHPAEYWTLGANGTDELDADAYETAIEEGGTNNGIYIARDIRYTSDTLNFTTSQTATKDEDTEYVVYYDFTSEAVRSALANVVSTYGSAYSSDKYIFATLPMSMGMGGGMPGGTMPSGDMGGFPGGNMPSGDMGGNPPSGMPSGDRGGNPPSGGFPGNNTQLPIMGAASDSSIAAVSTMLHSSADAYANPVLHITEPGTYRLSGTWNGQIWIETGAKARHQVGLILNGVTVKCKVAPALVFYKVYKWAEDNGYDDQDTLATNNLWRNIGGKMLSGDGYFYNGAIVEVADGTTNTFTGANVYRILELCPKLTDSGDEEVVKYTGSSIKIGTDIGQQEKMYKLDGAFHSRRSMVIGGGEAGTGTLNITSSTYEGLDSEMHLVVNSGIINVTAADDGINVNEDYVSVFQMDGGTLTVSSTGGDGIDSNGWIAINGGKVDITAGSSSTGVEAGMDYDNDLYIYDSSAYTYHQASSQGGGGNTPPSGGTDTGTASGDQSGSTGTGTTSGDQSGTDTGTTTYNTLPVTEIKHTIGNGAAVFILFPNDSTIQTDTEGERTIPPRSNSFVIEHKVNDFSGIYGY; this is translated from the coding sequence ATGAAAAAATTTTGCGTTACGTTTTACCTTTTCATACTGGCATCGTTTGTGTTCGCGATGTCAGGCTGCGGGGGCAGCAGCGGCGGAACTGTCGCCATCAATGACAACGGCAGCGGCGGCAACACTTCCACACAGTCAGCACAGAGCAGGAGAATGATATTCACCTCATCGGCACTCAAGCGCGGCAAAAACTACAGGCTTTTTCTGGGGAAAAATGCAAACGCGTTAGAGTTAAATACACCGGAGAACCCGAAATTTTTTCTTCCTCCTGTAACAAGAGGAAGCGAGGATATTACGCTCAATCTTGAGTTTAGCAGCGAGGTGAACCCGGATTTACCGTTCATGATTACGGAAGGGGATGGCGAAACGGTGGTGTTCTCCTACAATCCCAAAGGAACGGGCGAGGACACAACATCAAGGCAAGTTAAGCGTTACGGCGACGGAATGTATTATTTAACATACTCAAGCCTTACGCTCACGGGCGCGTCAGTCGAGCTTGAAGAAAGCGAGGGAATCATTGACATCGTGCTTAACTCTGACGGTACAGCCACAGCAAGCGGGGATGAAGTCCCCGTGTATGATTATGTGTGGCACGCAGACCCTCAGCACCCGGCGGAATATTGGACGCTCGGCGCGAACGGGACAGATGAGCTTGACGCGGACGCATACGAGACGGCAATAGAGGAAGGCGGCACGAACAACGGAATCTATATCGCCCGTGATATTCGCTACACTTCAGACACGCTGAACTTCACGACATCACAGACAGCCACAAAGGACGAGGATACAGAGTATGTAGTGTATTACGATTTCACGTCCGAGGCTGTAAGGTCGGCTCTTGCTAATGTTGTGTCTACATACGGGTCAGCGTACAGCAGCGACAAGTACATTTTCGCGACTCTCCCGATGTCCATGGGCATGGGCGGCGGTATGCCCGGCGGAACAATGCCCAGCGGTGATATGGGCGGCTTCCCCGGCGGAAATATGCCCAGCGGCGACATGGGCGGGAATCCTCCCAGCGGTATGCCCAGCGGCGACAGAGGCGGAAATCCTCCCAGCGGCGGCTTCCCCGGCAATAATACTCAGCTTCCCATTATGGGCGCGGCTTCTGACAGCTCAATAGCGGCTGTTTCAACAATGCTTCACTCATCGGCGGACGCTTACGCAAACCCCGTGCTTCACATCACCGAACCCGGAACTTACAGACTTTCAGGAACATGGAACGGTCAGATATGGATTGAAACGGGAGCTAAGGCACGTCATCAGGTCGGGCTTATCCTGAACGGCGTTACGGTGAAATGCAAAGTTGCACCCGCGCTTGTGTTCTACAAGGTCTACAAGTGGGCAGAGGATAACGGCTACGATGACCAGGACACATTAGCCACTAATAACCTGTGGCGGAATATCGGCGGGAAAATGTTAAGCGGAGACGGATATTTCTACAACGGCGCAATTGTTGAGGTTGCTGACGGGACGACAAACACCTTCACCGGCGCGAACGTCTACAGGATTCTTGAGCTTTGCCCGAAACTTACGGACAGCGGAGACGAAGAAGTTGTGAAATACACAGGCTCAAGCATAAAGATAGGGACAGACATCGGCCAGCAGGAAAAGATGTACAAACTTGACGGGGCATTCCATTCCCGGCGGTCTATGGTAATCGGCGGAGGCGAAGCGGGTACAGGTACGCTCAATATTACGTCCTCGACATATGAAGGTCTCGACTCTGAAATGCACCTTGTTGTCAACAGCGGCATAATCAATGTTACGGCGGCTGATGACGGAATCAACGTCAACGAGGATTATGTTTCAGTGTTCCAGATGGACGGCGGGACTCTCACGGTGTCTTCAACAGGCGGAGACGGCATAGACTCTAACGGATGGATTGCCATCAACGGCGGAAAGGTTGACATCACCGCAGGAAGCTCAAGCACAGGTGTTGAGGCAGGCATGGACTATGATAATGATTTATACATCTACGACAGCAGTGCGTACACATATCATCAGGCAAGCTCACAGGGCGGCGGCGGAAATACTCCCCCAAGCGGCGGTACAGACACAGGCACAGCCAGCGGAGACCAGTCCGGCAGCACAGGCACAGGCACGACAAGCGGCGACCAGTCCGGCACGGATACAGGAACAACAACATACAACACACTTCCTGTAACCGAGATAAAACATACCATCGGAAACGGCGCGGCGGTGTTCATATTGTTCCCCAACGATTCAACCATTCAGACTGACACCGAGGGCGAAAGGACAATCCCTCCAAGAAGTAACTCATTCGTCATTGAGCACAAGGTAAACGATTTCTCCGGAATATATGGCTATTGA
- a CDS encoding winged helix-turn-helix transcriptional regulator, with product MNMLPHNHDSNMGAILERMPDGEKFSEAASVFAQLGDGTRLKILWLLCHTRECVSDIAAALGLSKALVSHHLQLLRRSNLVTGTRSGQEIHYSLSDTDEAKLIHKTIEAMFKITCPSKIIDSQN from the coding sequence ATGAATATGCTTCCTCACAATCACGACAGCAACATGGGCGCGATACTTGAGCGAATGCCGGATGGGGAAAAATTTTCGGAGGCCGCCTCAGTTTTCGCGCAGTTAGGAGACGGGACGAGGCTCAAAATATTATGGCTCTTGTGCCACACAAGGGAATGCGTTTCGGACATTGCCGCGGCACTGGGACTCAGCAAAGCCCTAGTATCACATCATTTGCAGCTGCTGAGAAGGTCGAATCTTGTTACGGGGACTCGCTCAGGCCAGGAGATTCACTACTCACTCAGCGACACTGACGAGGCAAAATTAATCCACAAAACTATAGAAGCTATGTTCAAGATAACATGCCCGTCAAAAATTATTGACTCCCAAAATTAA
- the cadA gene encoding cadmium-translocating P-type ATPase, translating to MAGLILAVLKFSESAGYFEGVKFAGVLYVIPYLIAGYDVIIEAVNGIREGEIFGECFLMTVATIGALILGEYPEACAVMILYQTGELFSDYASDRTRENISALMDLRPDFAEIETAPGESERADPSSVTEGSVIIIRPGGKIPLDGVILEGNSGLDMRALTGESIPRSVKPGDEVLSGCVNLSGVLRVKTTKTFTESTASKILALIESSAENKSHSEKFITRFAKIYTPFVCASALILAVIPPIFAGNFRAWVYRALTFLVVSCPCALVVSVPLAFFAAVGRAGSRGILIKGGIFVERLANLSAIIFDKTGTLTRGVFDVAGVYPESVTAGELLHMSAHAEKYSSHPIAEALRRAYSCGDDSCEISGAEEIPGFGVRANVNGSEICAGNSAFISGVTGDDVRPCGESGTVIHVASDGKYSGHVVISDKVKDNARSAVEMLRAEGVGNIIMLTGDSEPSAKETAKALGIDEYHSSLLPADKVKIAGGVKGVRAFVGDGINDAPVLACADVGIAMGGLGTDAAIEAADVVIMDDDLAKIPEAVRISHKCMRIARENIYGSIGVKIVCLSLGAAGVAGMELAVFADVGVLILAVLNSMRAMIR from the coding sequence ATGGCCGGGCTTATTCTTGCGGTGCTGAAATTTTCTGAGTCCGCCGGATATTTTGAGGGCGTGAAATTCGCGGGAGTCCTTTACGTCATTCCGTATCTTATTGCGGGCTATGATGTGATTATCGAGGCTGTGAACGGAATCAGGGAGGGCGAAATTTTCGGGGAGTGCTTTTTGATGACCGTTGCCACAATAGGCGCGTTAATTCTCGGCGAATACCCTGAAGCCTGCGCAGTGATGATTCTGTATCAGACCGGGGAATTATTCTCGGACTATGCCTCAGACAGGACGCGGGAAAATATTTCGGCGTTGATGGACTTGCGTCCCGATTTCGCGGAAATAGAGACAGCACCGGGAGAGTCAGAAAGGGCTGACCCGTCATCAGTAACAGAAGGCAGCGTGATAATCATCCGTCCGGGCGGGAAAATACCGCTTGACGGCGTAATACTTGAAGGCAATTCGGGACTCGATATGCGGGCTTTGACGGGTGAGAGCATTCCTAGGAGCGTTAAGCCGGGCGATGAGGTGTTAAGCGGGTGCGTGAACCTTTCGGGAGTCCTGCGCGTCAAAACGACAAAGACATTCACCGAGTCAACAGCGTCAAAAATATTAGCCCTCATAGAGTCGTCAGCAGAAAACAAATCACATTCCGAGAAATTCATTACACGTTTCGCGAAAATATATACCCCGTTCGTTTGCGCCTCTGCGTTAATCCTCGCGGTAATCCCTCCGATATTCGCCGGTAATTTTCGGGCTTGGGTCTACAGGGCATTGACATTCCTTGTGGTGAGCTGTCCCTGCGCGTTAGTCGTGAGCGTTCCTCTTGCGTTTTTCGCGGCTGTCGGCAGGGCGGGGAGCCGTGGGATTCTCATAAAGGGCGGAATTTTTGTCGAGCGACTCGCGAATCTGTCAGCAATAATTTTCGACAAGACCGGGACATTAACGCGGGGAGTTTTTGACGTTGCCGGGGTATATCCTGAGTCTGTTACGGCGGGCGAGCTTCTGCACATGTCAGCACATGCCGAAAAATATTCCTCACATCCTATAGCTGAGGCGTTAAGGCGGGCTTATTCCTGCGGGGATGACTCGTGCGAAATTTCGGGCGCGGAAGAGATTCCCGGGTTCGGAGTCCGGGCAAATGTCAACGGCTCGGAGATATGTGCGGGAAATTCTGCGTTCATTTCAGGGGTTACAGGCGATGATGTCAGGCCGTGCGGAGAGTCGGGAACGGTGATACATGTAGCCTCAGACGGGAAATATTCCGGCCATGTCGTAATCTCGGACAAGGTGAAGGACAATGCCCGGTCAGCGGTTGAAATGCTCCGGGCTGAAGGTGTCGGAAATATCATAATGCTTACGGGAGACTCTGAGCCGTCAGCAAAAGAAACAGCAAAGGCACTCGGAATTGATGAGTATCACAGCAGTTTATTGCCTGCGGACAAAGTGAAAATAGCCGGGGGCGTGAAGGGAGTCCGGGCGTTTGTCGGGGACGGGATAAATGACGCTCCTGTGCTGGCTTGCGCTGATGTCGGGATTGCGATGGGCGGTCTTGGTACTGACGCGGCAATAGAGGCGGCTGATGTTGTGATTATGGATGACGATTTAGCGAAAATCCCGGAGGCCGTGAGAATTTCCCATAAATGCATGAGAATAGCGCGTGAGAATATATACGGCTCTATAGGCGTGAAGATCGTGTGCCTTTCGCTAGGGGCGGCGGGTGTTGCCGGGATGGAGCTTGCTGTTTTTGCTGACGTGGGAGTCTTGATTCTTGCGGTGCTGAACTCAATGCGGGCTATGATTCGCTGA
- a CDS encoding LysR family transcriptional regulator, with protein MEIHLLKYFLEAANELNITRAAHRLHMAQPALSKQLGKLERETGRVLFVREKYGIRLTNDGILLRKRAQEIIDLEAKTLAELAGTDSVTITGTVYIGAGETPGVSYIGKVLREIRAEYPGIDYRMISGDFEDISMRLGHGLIDFALFVGKANFSDYEYISLPYSDRWGAVVRDDDELAAHDAVTPEDIRGRELLFSHQAQTHGELSEWLGLRADRLNITGTHNLAYNASIMAREGLGVLITIEGIVNTGADSGLKFIPLMPEVKAGLVLAWKKDALLSKAAQKFRHALKASFSES; from the coding sequence ATGGAAATACATCTCCTGAAATATTTTCTTGAGGCCGCAAACGAACTCAACATCACCCGCGCCGCTCACCGTCTCCACATGGCACAGCCGGCACTCTCCAAGCAGCTCGGAAAGCTCGAACGCGAAACAGGCCGGGTATTATTCGTCCGCGAGAAATACGGAATACGCCTCACCAATGACGGAATACTCCTGCGGAAACGGGCGCAGGAAATTATTGACCTCGAAGCAAAAACTCTCGCCGAGCTTGCCGGAACTGACAGCGTTACGATTACAGGCACCGTATATATCGGAGCGGGAGAGACTCCCGGAGTCAGCTATATCGGAAAAGTGTTGCGTGAAATCCGCGCTGAGTACCCCGGAATAGACTACAGGATGATAAGCGGGGACTTTGAAGACATTTCCATGAGGCTCGGACATGGCCTGATTGATTTCGCGCTCTTTGTGGGAAAAGCAAACTTCAGCGATTACGAGTATATATCACTCCCGTATTCTGACAGATGGGGCGCAGTTGTCCGGGATGATGACGAACTCGCCGCGCATGACGCAGTAACCCCGGAAGACATCAGAGGCCGGGAATTATTGTTCTCACATCAGGCTCAAACACACGGCGAATTGTCCGAATGGCTAGGATTACGCGCTGACCGCCTCAATATCACCGGGACTCACAATCTCGCCTACAACGCTTCCATTATGGCGCGTGAGGGACTCGGAGTCCTCATCACAATAGAAGGCATCGTGAATACCGGGGCTGACAGCGGCCTCAAGTTCATACCGTTAATGCCTGAAGTGAAAGCCGGACTCGTCCTCGCATGGAAGAAAGACGCTCTTCTCTCGAAAGCCGCGCAGAAATTCCGCCACGCCCTTAAAGCCTCGTTCAGCGAATCATAG
- a CDS encoding type II toxin-antitoxin system YafQ family toxin produces the protein MKKTTMTSKKDSAKRKRTRRFRDVSQTKDFEKDWERLEASGKHDMHRIKEAMSILAVNDGPMPPEWEDHELTGKFEGFRECHVKGDLLLVYRIQPASKIELLVFSRVATHSELFGR, from the coding sequence ATGAAAAAAACGACAATGACTAGCAAAAAGGATTCAGCGAAAAGAAAACGTACAAGACGCTTCCGGGATGTCAGTCAGACAAAAGATTTTGAGAAAGACTGGGAACGCCTCGAAGCCTCCGGGAAGCATGACATGCACAGAATCAAAGAGGCAATGTCAATCCTTGCGGTTAATGACGGCCCTATGCCCCCGGAATGGGAAGACCACGAGCTTACAGGAAAATTTGAGGGGTTCAGGGAATGCCACGTGAAGGGAGACCTTCTGCTGGTGTACAGGATACAGCCCGCGTCAAAGATTGAGCTTCTTGTCTTCTCGCGTGTCGCTACACATTCGGAATTGTTCGGCAGATAA
- a CDS encoding alpha/beta hydrolase, with protein MFKALLLTAMITCLTSSAFALENDSRVFKIDPEIKAEKVHFHNRYGIELTGDIYYPKNFDPAKKYAGIAVCGPFGAVKEQVSGLYAQEMAKAGYVAVAFDPSFTGESGPENARYVPSPEINTDDFSAAVDFLSVQDYIDPEKIGIIGVCGWGGIGLNAAAADTRIKASVISTMYDMSRVARNGYFDSADSDDARYSAKKAMNDQRTKDYKSGTSARAGGVVDPLPEDAPQFVKDYYAYYKTPRGYHARSLNSNEGWTVTGSLAMINMPMLTDISDIRSAVLIIHGEKAHSRYLGEDAFKRLKGGNKKLMIIPGASHVDLYDNMEKIPFAEIEKFFAEYLK; from the coding sequence ATGTTCAAGGCATTATTACTCACAGCTATGATTACCTGCCTCACATCGTCAGCATTTGCGCTCGAAAACGACTCCCGCGTCTTCAAGATTGACCCCGAAATCAAAGCCGAGAAAGTACACTTTCACAACCGTTACGGAATAGAGCTTACCGGGGATATTTATTACCCGAAAAATTTTGACCCGGCCAAGAAATACGCGGGAATAGCGGTATGCGGGCCTTTCGGTGCGGTAAAAGAGCAGGTCTCAGGACTCTACGCTCAGGAAATGGCCAAAGCCGGATATGTCGCAGTTGCGTTTGATCCGTCATTCACAGGCGAAAGCGGCCCGGAAAATGCGCGCTATGTTCCCTCGCCGGAAATTAACACAGACGATTTTTCGGCGGCGGTCGACTTCCTCAGCGTTCAGGATTACATTGACCCGGAGAAAATCGGCATTATCGGCGTTTGCGGCTGGGGCGGAATCGGTCTGAATGCCGCGGCGGCTGACACGAGAATAAAAGCCTCTGTAATCTCGACAATGTACGACATGAGCAGGGTTGCCCGCAACGGATATTTTGACTCTGCTGACTCAGACGATGCCCGCTACAGCGCAAAGAAGGCCATGAACGACCAGCGCACCAAAGACTACAAGTCAGGCACAAGCGCGAGGGCAGGCGGAGTCGTTGACCCATTGCCGGAAGACGCTCCGCAGTTCGTGAAAGACTACTACGCATACTACAAGACACCGAGAGGCTACCACGCTCGCAGCCTCAACTCAAACGAGGGATGGACGGTAACAGGCTCGCTTGCGATGATAAACATGCCCATGCTTACGGACATTTCCGACATTCGCAGCGCGGTTCTCATCATTCACGGCGAGAAGGCTCACTCTAGGTACTTGGGCGAGGATGCATTCAAACGTCTGAAGGGCGGCAACAAAAAGCTGATGATTATTCCGGGAGCTTCACACGTTGATTTGTATGACAACATGGAGAAGATACCCTTTGCGGAAATTGAGAAATTCTTTGCGGAGTACCTGAAGTAA